The Macrotis lagotis isolate mMagLag1 chromosome 6, bilby.v1.9.chrom.fasta, whole genome shotgun sequence genome includes a window with the following:
- the LOC141492316 gene encoding uncharacterized protein LOC141492316, producing MEKKFKIWKKGNREPLKISEEMNIMTRLMEHSTAEAIWRRRLSTAIKEEKHTDKLSQNILRRLSQFLPFCSLHNPKFGEGRLPSTIPTLLKRSLKEPLNFNVPPENKSDIKKKSPQLPNHPQKRFYHQPKIVLLPCPSHWIVQSTSLSNQQVQPQDRLRTTNLDLKFKPELLTSPKPWTMEAHSPHIGPYTYDPHHTPQNTATLFAKPATHSGHQPNTPSLFYSDQWSKATSLSLSDHWTAVESLPYLKNPAKPARRRFFKSGAKERVPVVSLPSLKNSSKVKRTPLPKSFVGNTAPTSLLPASRNRASVPHLPQLEHYKETPFCIGNQVKVLSNCHHLPKIPRNSDHKTEHPPRLRHWPIPPIYPCHKIEVPSYSFYSMKTKATVLSPFVNKAKVKAFISPGRDDHTWATTVSSSCLENQSRDTSVTLSPCLFLETQCRSAKVEPPPHSYLFHQDTLSSGSDKKAQSVQKSELPLCFKHCSKFQKYCDQCTQSPMNHSYLKEAILNPNHSIQKVPNKKPTLDLVYLKPFIIEGGNIPLKTVKHIINSIPQDKIIKDLHKQILLRKMRGCSHPKSGPYVSSSYKICLICASWIPSGCIHIKGTRDPHAATLVAIPTPIPGSELEIGIKLIFKTPQKKFYCADKK from the exons atggagaaaaaattcaagatatggaaaaaag GCAACagggaaccactgaagatttCTGAGGAGATGAATATCATGACCAGACTTATGG aacacAGCACTGCTGAGGCTATTTGGAGACGAAGATTAAGTACAGCAATAAAAGA GGAGAAACATACTGACAAGTTGTCCCAAAATATCTTGAGAAGGTTAAGTCAATTCTTGCCTTTTTGCTCTCTCCACAATCCTAAATTTGGAGAAGGGAGATTGCCTAGTACAATTCCTACACTTTTGAAAAGATCCTTAAAAGAACCCTTGAATTTCAATGTACCTCCAGAGAATAAgtcagacattaaaaaaaaatctccccaaCTTCCCAACCACCCTCAAAAACGTTTTTATCACCAGCCCAAGATTGTGCTATTACCATGTCCTTCTCACTGGATTGTCCAATCAACATCTTTGTCTAATCAACAAGTGCAGCCCCAGGATAGACTGAGGACAACCAATCTTGATCTTAAGTTCAAACCTGAATTGCTAACTTCCCCCAAACCCTGGACAATGGAGGCACACTCACCACATATAGGCCCCTACACTTATGACCCTCATCATACACCCCAGAACACTGCAACTTTATTTGCAAAACCTGCAACTCATTCTGGCCACCAACCTAACACTCCATCATTATTCTATTCTGACCAATGGTCCAAGGCTACTTCATTATCTCTCTCTGATCATTGGACAGCAGTTGAGTCATTACCTTACCTCAAGAACCCAGCTAAGCCAGCAAGAAGACGATTTTTCAAAAGTGGCGCTAAGGAAAGAGTTCCAGTTGTGTCATTACCCAGTCTCAAAAATTCATCCAAGGTTAAAAGAACACCACTTCCCAAAAGTTTTGTGGGGAATACAGCTCCAACATCATTACTTCCTGCTAGCAGGAACAGAGCTTCTGTCCCACATTTACCCCAGCTTGAGCATTATAAAGAAACTCCATTTTGTATTGGAAACCAAGTAAAGGTTTTATCAAATTGTCATCACCTTCCTAAGATTCCACGAAACTCTGATCACAAGACTGAACATCCACCAAGACTCAGACATTGGCCCATACCTCCAATATACCCTTGCCATAAAATTGAGGTTCCATCGTACTCTTTTTACTCCATGAAGACTAAGGCAACAGTGTTATCACCCTTTGTCAACAAGGCCAAAGTCAAAGCTTTTATATCTCCAGGACGTGATGACCATACCTGGGCTACAACTGTGTCTTCATCATGCCTTGAAAATCAATCTAGAGACACCTCTGTAACCTTATCTCCTTGCCTTTTCCTGGAAACACAGTGTAGATCAGCTAAGGTTGAACCACCACCACATTCTTACCTTTTCCACCAAGATACACTTTCATCAGGCTCTGATAAGAAGGCTCAGTCTGTGCAAAAAAGTGAGCTTCCACTATGTTTTAAACACTGTAGTAAATTTCAAAAATACTGTGACCAGTGTACCCAGAGCCCAATGAACCACAGTTACTTGAAAGAGGCTATCCTAAATCCCAACCATTCTATTCAGAAGGTGCCAAATAAAAAGCCTACATTGGATTTAGTTTATCTCAAACCATTTATTATTGAAGGTGGGAATATACCTTTAAAAACCGTTAAGCACATCATCAATTCCATTCCCCAGGACAAAATAATAAAGGATTTACATAAGCAGATTCTCCTGCGGAAAATGAGAGGATGCTCTCATCCAAAGTCTGGACCATATGTGTCATCAAGTTATAAGATCTGCTTGATATGTGCTTCCTGGATTCCATCTGGTTGTATTCATATTAAAGGAACAAGAGACCCTCATGCAGCAACATTAGTGGCCATACCAACACCTATACCTGGTTCTGAGCTGGAAATAggtattaaattaattttcaaaactcCACAGAAAAAGTTTTATTGTgcggataaaaaataa